From the genome of Nocardia sp. NBC_01503, one region includes:
- a CDS encoding alpha/beta hydrolase, with protein sequence MESRRITVGDRVWAVRVGGSESRHHVLLLPDAGDPADVYDQVCERLQTSDLRTIVIEPADGLDNTAVFGILDELKVPWANLVGAGTGADLAWQLAARGFGRFMSLIAAGSGHPAAAGADGTIADATCPPVEIPTTLLATKRLPREAAEASGRYVYGEFRLVPVDVADVASEAGHELATEIVLRTSFW encoded by the coding sequence ATGGAATCTCGGCGGATCACGGTCGGTGACCGCGTATGGGCCGTGCGGGTCGGAGGCTCCGAATCCCGCCATCATGTGCTCCTACTCCCTGACGCGGGCGATCCGGCCGATGTATATGACCAGGTCTGTGAGCGTTTGCAGACCTCGGACCTGCGCACCATCGTCATCGAGCCCGCCGACGGGCTCGACAATACGGCGGTCTTCGGCATCCTCGACGAACTGAAGGTGCCCTGGGCCAACCTGGTCGGCGCCGGCACCGGCGCGGACCTCGCCTGGCAACTCGCGGCCCGTGGCTTCGGCCGGTTCATGAGCCTCATCGCCGCGGGCAGCGGTCATCCGGCCGCCGCCGGCGCCGACGGCACCATCGCCGACGCGACCTGCCCCCCGGTGGAGATCCCCACCACCCTGCTGGCCACCAAGCGCCTGCCCCGCGAGGCCGCCGAAGCCTCCGGCCGCTACGTCTACGGCGAATTCCGCCTCGTCCCGGTCGACGTCGCCGACGTGGCCTCCGAAGCGGGCCACGAACTGGCCACCGAAATAGTCCTGCGCACCAGCTTCTGGTGA
- a CDS encoding alpha/beta hydrolase, with the protein MGDWQPDELGSDYQQLTLALGPDPDGEGDAFATLIRYTPTGQPVPTSAVLYVHGFTDYFFQEHLAQHLAAQGIAFYALDLRKCGRSTRAGQTPHYVSDLALYDVELNRSLKIMREETGLPVIVMGHSTGGLVTSLWLNRLNAAGGSRAQGISGLVLNSPWFDLQGPSYYRNPVSNALLQGIGRMRAFAALPLGKVSTYGDSLHRSVSGEWDYNLDWKPLSGFAVHAGWLRAIRRGHARVHRGLDIGVPALVLRSKVTRFMSKYGPAADVSDVVLDVKQIQRWSGCLGDRTNIVPIEGARHDVFLSSEQPRTRAFAELDSWLEWLAANPEADAR; encoded by the coding sequence ATCGGCGACTGGCAGCCCGACGAGCTCGGATCGGACTATCAGCAACTCACGCTCGCACTGGGCCCGGACCCCGACGGCGAGGGCGACGCCTTCGCCACACTGATCCGCTACACACCCACCGGGCAGCCGGTCCCGACCAGCGCGGTGCTGTACGTGCACGGATTCACCGACTACTTCTTCCAAGAGCATCTCGCGCAGCATCTGGCGGCGCAGGGCATCGCGTTCTACGCGCTGGATCTGCGCAAGTGCGGACGGTCCACGCGGGCCGGGCAGACACCGCACTATGTGAGCGATCTCGCGCTGTACGACGTGGAGCTGAACCGATCGCTGAAGATCATGCGTGAGGAGACCGGACTGCCCGTGATCGTCATGGGGCATTCGACGGGCGGGCTGGTCACCTCGCTGTGGCTGAACCGGCTCAACGCGGCCGGAGGGTCACGCGCACAGGGGATTTCGGGGCTGGTGTTGAACAGCCCGTGGTTCGACCTGCAGGGGCCGTCGTACTACCGGAACCCGGTGAGCAACGCACTGCTGCAGGGGATCGGCCGAATGCGCGCGTTCGCCGCGCTGCCGCTGGGCAAGGTGTCGACCTACGGGGACAGTCTGCACCGCAGCGTCTCCGGTGAGTGGGATTACAACCTGGACTGGAAGCCGTTGAGCGGCTTCGCCGTTCACGCGGGCTGGTTGCGGGCGATCCGGCGCGGACACGCCCGGGTGCATCGCGGACTCGATATCGGCGTGCCCGCGCTGGTGCTGCGCTCCAAGGTGACCAGGTTCATGAGCAAGTACGGCCCGGCCGCCGATGTCTCGGATGTGGTGCTGGATGTGAAGCAGATCCAGCGCTGGTCCGGATGCCTGGGCGATCGCACCAATATCGTGCCGATCGAGGGGGCGCGGCACGATGTGTTCCTGTCCTCGGAGCAGCCCCGCACTCGAGCCTTCGCGGAGCTGGATTCATGGCTGGAGTGGCTCGCCGCCAACCCGGAGGCCGACGCTCGCTGA